The following proteins are co-located in the [Pasteurella] mairii genome:
- a CDS encoding Protein of uncharacterised function (DUF497), with translation MKITYDPNKNQKNIEERGLSFDEVQSFHWSTAIIAPDLRKIYPEPRYLAAGFVGLTERLHILIFTPTIDGIRVISFRKANKREVKRYEARTL, from the coding sequence ATGAAAATTACTTATGACCCAAACAAGAACCAAAAGAATATAGAAGAACGGGGCTTGTCATTTGATGAGGTGCAATCTTTTCATTGGTCAACGGCAATTATTGCGCCTGATTTGCGCAAGATATATCCGGAACCAAGATATTTAGCAGCCGGCTTTGTCGGATTAACTGAACGCCTGCATATCCTTATATTTACACCAACAATTGACGGAATCAGAGTAATCAGCTTTCGTAAAGCGAATAAAAGAGAGGTAAAACGTTATGAAGCACGCACCTTATAA
- a CDS encoding DNA-damage-inducible protein D, with protein sequence MTKFNYMNTQLALVFDEQHTELTFDDFANQNGIVYWFASDLAIMLGYNDMQAISKAINKAYAVCNNLNIPIIDNFIQASSKNTPNDLKMTRFACYLTVMNGNISNPKVAAAQAYFANLAAEIHVAYQSADEVDRVYLRGDISDREKSLSHIAYKHGVDNYAFFQNAGYRGMYNMNIKALKNKKGLFDDKASLLDYMNNEELAANIFRVTQTEAKIRNQNIKGQVALENAAETVGRAVRNVMIQNTGTAPEDLKLSQEKINKIQSNIKKTHKALTKHDKK encoded by the coding sequence ATGACAAAATTTAACTATATGAATACCCAATTAGCCCTTGTTTTTGATGAACAACATACAGAATTAACCTTTGATGACTTTGCCAATCAAAATGGCATCGTATATTGGTTTGCGTCTGATTTGGCAATCATGCTAGGTTATAACGATATGCAAGCTATTTCAAAAGCAATCAATAAAGCTTATGCAGTATGTAATAATTTAAATATCCCAATTATTGATAATTTCATTCAGGCATCATCAAAAAATACCCCAAACGACTTGAAAATGACTCGTTTTGCTTGTTATCTCACCGTAATGAATGGGAATATTTCTAATCCTAAAGTCGCTGCTGCTCAAGCGTATTTCGCTAATTTAGCAGCTGAAATCCATGTAGCATATCAAAGTGCTGATGAAGTTGATCGCGTTTATTTACGTGGCGATATTTCAGATAGGGAAAAAAGTTTAAGCCATATAGCTTATAAGCACGGTGTAGATAATTATGCATTTTTTCAAAATGCTGGATATCGCGGTATGTATAATATGAATATCAAAGCCTTAAAAAATAAAAAAGGACTTTTTGATGATAAAGCATCGTTGCTAGATTATATGAACAATGAAGAATTGGCGGCTAATATCTTCCGTGTAACCCAAACAGAAGCCAAAATTAGAAACCAAAATATCAAAGGTCAAGTAGCATTGGAAAATGCCGCTGAAACAGTGGGACGCGCAGTGCGAAATGTAATGATACAAAATACTGGTACAGCCCCAGAAGATTTAAAACTCTCCCAAGAGAAAATCAATAAAATTCAAAGTAATATAAAGAAAACGCATAAAGCACTAACCAAACACGACAAAAAATAA